From the genome of Carassius gibelio isolate Cgi1373 ecotype wild population from Czech Republic chromosome A16, carGib1.2-hapl.c, whole genome shotgun sequence, one region includes:
- the LOC128030387 gene encoding uroplakin-1a-like has translation MGARALTCLMCVVIALNAIAAAAGLALFAVAIWVTVDGYKLYPISSVSGKDDIFAAAWIAIFTGFAFFLTCIFGIFAALKRSRGFMMAYLIIMFIIFLFECASAITAVTNRDYLVGNSNLVKKQMLQYYADSSTQGKQITQTWNRVMEQVECCGADGPADWFQYNSTFKQMFGSTYIWPLSCCKRLSTFEVEDKEGCMVGKATTIFSKGCFQYIESVLSRYTWAVSWYGFSVLMLVFLTLMIAMIYYMQLE, from the exons ATGGGAGCAAGAGCCTTGACATGTTTGATGTGTGTTGTTATTGCTCTGAATGCAATCGCTGCT GCAGCAGGACTGGCATTATTCGCAGTGGCCATTTGGGTAACAGTAGACGGGTATAAACTTTACCCCATATCTAGCGTGTCAGGTAAAGATGATATCTTTGCCGCTGCCTGGATTGCCATTTTTACAGGCTTTGCCTTCTTCCTCACGTGCATCTTTGGCATCTTTGCTGCCCTGAAAAGAAGCCGTGGATTCATGATGGCG TACCTCATCataatgttcatcatctttcTGTTTGAATGCGCATCCGCCATCACAGCAGTGACCAACCGGGATTAT cTGGTTGGGAACAGTAACTTAGTAAAGAAACAGATGCTGCAATACTATGCGGACAGCAGCACACAAGGAAAGCAGATTACACAGACATGGAACAGAGTGATGGAACAG GTCGAGTGCTGTGGAGCAGACGGTCCGGCAGACTGGTTTCAGTATAACTCCACCTTTAAACAGATGTTCGGTTCTACATACATCTGGCCCCTCAGCTGCTGCAAGAGACTGAGTACCTTTGAGGTGGAAGATAAAGAAGGCTGTATGGTTGGCAAGGCCACCACCATATTCTCAAAG GGTTGCTTCCAGTACATTGAATCTGTGTTAAGCCGTTACACCTGGGCTGTGAGTTGGTACGGTTTCTCCGTTCTCATGTTAGTG
- the LOC128030037 gene encoding uncharacterized protein LOC128030037 isoform X1: protein MADECLHSLQLELEAVGKQIRDLEQKQAQLRERRAALESSRADAHKSGVSIQRAVNSPTTSTPCVSLRRPGAPRTRSSQMSFTATPGHHGPWVHPQRRTRAGSRATTSPPPAFEISIQNRFAPLRETGRDAVIIGDSIVRHVSATLAEGKVHTHCLPGARVLDVSAQIPAILKDGESPRAVVLHAGVNDTTLRQTETLKRDFRSLIETVRSTTPAATIVVSGPLPTYRRGHERFSRLFALNEWLLSWCKEQKLLFVNNWNLFWERPRLFRADGLHPSKIGAELLSDNISRTLRSM from the coding sequence atggcggatgaatgtctccactctttgcagctcgagctcgaggccgtggggaagcagattcgcgacctggaacagaagcaggcccagctgagagagcggagagccgcgctggaatcatcccgggctgacgctcacaagtccggggtaagtatacagcgtgctgttaacagtcccaccacgtctactccgtgtgtttctctgcgcaggcccggtgcacccaggacgcgatcttcccagatgtccttcactgcgacgccgggacaccacggaccctgggtgcatccacagcggaggacgcgagctgggtcccgggcgacgacttctccccctcctgccttcgagatctccatccagaaccgcttcgctcccctccgcgagacaggacgcgacgctgtgatcatcggagactccatcgtccgacacgtaagtgctacgttagccgaaggtaaagtgcacactcattgtttgcctggtgctcgtgttctcgatgtttctgcgcagatacccgcgatcctgaaggacggcgagagccccagagcggtcgtgcttcacgccggggttaacgacaccacgctgcggcagacggagacgctgaagagggacttcaggagcctgatcgagacggttcgcagcacgacgcccgcggcgacgatcgtcgtgtcaggaccactgcccacgtatcgacgaggacacgaaaggttcagtagactttttgctttaaatgaatggttgttgtcatggtgtaaagaacagaaactgctatttgttaataactggaatcttttctgggagcgtcctagactgtttcgcgctgatggattacaccccagcaaaattggagcggagcttctctctgacaacatctccaggacacttcgctccatgtga
- the LOC128030037 gene encoding uncharacterized protein LOC128030037 isoform X2 — protein sequence MADECLHSLQLELEAVGKQIRDLEQKQAQLRERRAALESSRADAHKSGVSIQRAVNSPTTSTPCVSLRRPGAPRTRSSQMSFTATPGHHGPWVHPQRRTRAGSRATTSPPPAFEISIQNRFAPLRETGRDAVIIGDSIVRHIPAILKDGESPRAVVLHAGVNDTTLRQTETLKRDFRSLIETVRSTTPAATIVVSGPLPTYRRGHERFSRLFALNEWLLSWCKEQKLLFVNNWNLFWERPRLFRADGLHPSKIGAELLSDNISRTLRSM from the exons atggcggatgaatgtctccactctttgcagctcgagctcgaggccgtggggaagcagattcgcgacctggaacagaagcaggcccagctgagagagcggagagccgcgctggaatcatcccgggctgacgctcacaagtccggggtaagtatacagcgtgctgttaacagtcccaccacgtctactccgtgtgtttctctgcgcaggcccggtgcacccaggacgcgatcttcccagatgtccttcactgcgacgccgggacaccacggaccctgggtgcatccacagcggaggacgcgagctgggtcccgggcgacgacttctccccctcctgccttcgagatctccatccagaaccgcttcgctcccctccgcgagacaggacgcgacgctgtgatcatcggagactccatcgtccgacac atacccgcgatcctgaaggacggcgagagccccagagcggtcgtgcttcacgccggggttaacgacaccacgctgcggcagacggagacgctgaagagggacttcaggagcctgatcgagacggttcgcagcacgacgcccgcggcgacgatcgtcgtgtcaggaccactgcccacgtatcgacgaggacacgaaaggttcagtagactttttgctttaaatgaatggttgttgtcatggtgtaaagaacagaaactgctatttgttaataactggaatcttttctgggagcgtcctagactgtttcgcgctgatggattacaccccagcaaaattggagcggagcttctctctgacaacatctccaggacacttcgctccatgtga